Below is a window of Impatiens glandulifera chromosome 2, dImpGla2.1, whole genome shotgun sequence DNA.
ATCGACTAAAGTGGTGTAGCTGATCGTGTCTGGTTTCACGCCAATCTCCTTCATTTCGTCAAACATGGCTGTTGCCTCCTCCAATCTTCCTTCGCTGCATAAACCAGTCATTAAGGTCGAGTAGTTGAATAGGTTTGGCTGACAACCGTTGTTTTTCATGAAATCCATGATGTTCTTGGCGCGATCAACTTTTCCCCATTGACAAAAACCTTTGATCAGAACGTTGTATGTCAGTGCATCGGGCAAGAAcgttgattttaatttattgactCCAAAAGCTTTACCAGCTTCTCTTGATGATGCAATGATTCTAAAGGTGTAGAATTGTGTCATTTCTGTGatccttttattttttagttgataAATATGGTTACAGTAAAAGTTCTAAAAGAATAAAAGTAGTATATCATCTGTCATTGTGAGACATGATTtctgttccttttgtgggtattgttttttttgaataatttattcaaattgcACTATGTTACGTTGTTGATTCTTTGCTATGGAGATTATGTAtgtttctaataaataaattctgtTTGTTTGTTGATGTAAATTTTCAGTTTAATCTCAATAGGTCAATTCATTGGTTTgtgtgtttttaattaaaatttggtcTAGTAAAATAGGTTTATTTcttctaatttataaattaatattcaaatcaattttttttacttatattaaaCTGGGATTTGAACTTGCACAAGTGGAATTCAGTTTGAAATGTTTTAGCTCCTTATTTTTCATTCAACTAATTAATTGAAGTGAAAATTCAACATATTAggaatataaattttttaaaagcccaatttgtatttatttttatacattaatgttcatttaaaaaattatttttatattatttaaaaatgtattataaaataaaaaatagatttaatgaACCCATGTATAAGAATTAATTACCCTCATTAATGTTACATTCAAAATACGAggaaatttttataattaaaatataccaATAAGAAGATCCATTTTAATTAcccttgataaaaaaataatgcatCTTTTAGTAATGCTATTTTGTcactttttaagaaaaaaacaaataaatatatatttagatagaACTTGTcatctaaaattaatattgtttgtaCCAAGATTCAAATCACTTTTCTAATACAAAGTGACCTAAATTATGAGGTTttgtttaattcaattattttcagTACCAAATGGCAAAAATTTCACATTTCATAGAAGAAGAAACCCTTTTGAAATTTAGGGGTTTTGTTTTGCTTTAAATAACTATTGGCAACATGTGATAAATGActtggataataataataaacacatgAAAGTGTATATAATAAAGAAGATAATTTTGAGGCAATAtctaaacaaacataataataataataataatactccaacatcatcatcatcatcatcttgaCTAGGGCTTCTTACTTAATCTTTTCCACTTCATTCTATCATGGTCTCAACCTGTTGAGCCTCTGCAACTTGCTTTCCCTTCTTCttgcctcctcctcttcctatatacaataataataataatatttaacaaaatatccCCCCAGTTTCATTCAGaataaaagatgaaaaaacTGGATGGTTAATTAGAAATGAACTTGCCTTTTCTATTATTCAACTGTGTTGCTTTAATCTTCAATCGCTTTTTCAATCTCAACTGAGCTGCTGATGTTGAAGGTTTCTCCTCAGCCTCTTTATTTGCATCTGCTGCTAATTTATTCAAtaaagagtttgaattcatcAGAGGGGGGTTGTTCAGTATGTGAAAAGGATAATAGAAAAGTGTTCAAAAATCTACTAAATTTGCAtatgctgctgctgctgcttcaATAAAGAGTTTTGAATTCATCAGAGGGTTCATTATCAGTATGTGAAAAGGATACAtgatgtaataataataataataataatagtgttgaAAATCAAATAATCTTTCTAACTATTTCAAAGAGAAAACAACTAAATTTGAATTCATCAGAGAGTATGTGAAAAGGACTTGcagttataataaaaatagataatttacCTTCAGTCAAAGCCATCTCGACGTCCTGAATGGTGATAAGACCTTTCTCCAAAGCCACCTTCTGTTCCTgtttcaacaacaacaacatgaaTATAAACAAActtgaaagaagaagaagaagaagaagttagaatgaaagaagaagatgatgatggggGGGTACCCTTCGCCATTGCTTGAGGAGCTTGCGTTTGCGCTTGCCGGAGATAGAGACAGGTTGAGGCTTCACTTTGAGTTTACCGCTTAAAGGATCGCCGTGAATAGCTCTTTTGCGCTCCGATAACAGTGCTCTTCTCTTCTTCTGTACTACGTTGAATTTCGCCATCTCCCTCTCGACCTAACCCTAATTAGTCATCCTCTTTGGAACATACATACATAGATATAACAGAGGTGCGGCCGCAACTTTCACCGTTTTTTCTTCTGGTCTt
It encodes the following:
- the LOC124927385 gene encoding uncharacterized protein LOC124927385 isoform X1, with the protein product MAKFNVVQKKRRALLSERKRAIHGDPLSGKLKVKPQPVSISGKRKRKLLKQWRREQKVALEKGLITIQDVEMALTEAADANKEAEEKPSTSAAQLRLKKRLKIKATQLNNRKGRGGGKKKGKQVAEAQQVETMIE
- the LOC124927385 gene encoding uncharacterized protein LOC124927385 isoform X2, with amino-acid sequence MAKFNVVQKKRRALLSERKRAIHGDPLSGKLKVKPQPVSISGKRKRKLLKQWRREQKVALEKGLITIQDVEMALTEADANKEAEEKPSTSAAQLRLKKRLKIKATQLNNRKGRGGGKKKGKQVAEAQQVETMIE